A genome region from Gadus chalcogrammus isolate NIFS_2021 chromosome 5, NIFS_Gcha_1.0, whole genome shotgun sequence includes the following:
- the nipal3 gene encoding NIPA-like protein 3: MEDLAYRRDIMKSYTDNLIGTLLAIFGNVLVSISLCVQKYSHLTLAGNKDPRAFYRTKTWWCGLILTCLGEGANFFSYAFAPISLVAPLNGVSVLTSSILGLIFLREKSKPKEFFRRFGLSFLGCISTIGGTYLFLTFGPNSHEKLQAENIVKHIVGWPVLLYLLLEIIMFCLLLYYYRQRNANYLAVILLLVALLGSVTVITVKAVSGMLVLTFEGTMQLTYPIFYVMFVCMVASVAFQARFLSEACQLHDSSMIASINYILSTCFALIAGATFFLEFNYEDILHICMFLLGCSACFVGVFFITKNRKRPKSFEPYVTMDMAKGVPTIHDQGLAIQPDYSGSFSYGALVNNDGGVPATVPVHHKHATPAAPSPPTTKSSNLKMD; encoded by the exons ATGGAAGATCTGGCGTACAGACGAGATATTATGAAGTCATATACG GACAATCTCATCGGGACATTGCTTGCTATTTTTGGGAATGTTCTAGTCAGCATTTCATTATGTGTTCAG AAATACAGCCACCTGACGCTGGCTGGAAACAAGGACCCACGTGCCTTCTATCGTACTAAAACCTGGTGGTGTGGTTTGATCCTGACCTGCTTAGGAGAAGGGGCCAACTTTTTCTCATATGCCTTTGCCCCAATCTCTCTGGTGGCACCTCTCAATGGCGTGTCTGTCTTAA CAAGCTCTATTTTAGGTCTCATATTTTTGAGAGAAAAGTCAAAGCCAAAGGAGTTTTTCA GACGGTTTGGGCTCTCCTTCCTGGGCTGTATCAGCACCATCGGCGGGACGTACCTCTTTCTGACGTTTGGACCCAACTCTCATGAGAAACTTCAAGCGGAGAACATTGTGAAGCACATCGTGGGATGGCCTGTGCTCTTATATCTG CTCCTTGAGATCATCATGTTCTGCCTGCTGTTGTACTACTATCGACAGCGGAACGCTAACTACCTCGCGGTGATTCTGCTCCTGGTCGCGCTGCTGG GTTCAGTCACAGTGATCACTGTGAAGGCAGTGTCAGGCATGCTGGTCCTGACGTTCGAAGGCACCATGCAGCTCACCTACCCCATCTTCTATGTCATGTTTGTCTGTATGGTGGCCTCTGTGGCATTTCAAGCCAG ATTTCTCTCTGAAGCATGCCAGTTGCATGATTCCTCTATGATCGCCAGTATTAACTACATTCTGTCCACCTGCTTTGCATTGATAGCTG GGGCTACGTTTTTTCTCGAGTTCAACTATGAAGACATTCTTCATATCTGTATGTTCCTGTTAGG GTGCTCGGCTTGTTTCGTGGGTGTATTCTTCATCacgaaaaacagaaaaagaccAAAGAGTTTTGAACCGTACGTCACCATGGATATGGCAAAAG GTGTGCCGACTATCCACGACCAGGGCCTGGCGATCCAGCCCGACTACAGCGGTTCCTTCTCTTATGGCGCTCTCGTAAACAATGACGGGGGGGTTCCTGCCACGGTACCTGTTCACCACAAGCACGCGACGCCGGCGGCGCCCTCACCACCAACCACCAAGTCGTCTAACCTTAAGATGGACTag